The Ricinus communis isolate WT05 ecotype wild-type chromosome 8, ASM1957865v1, whole genome shotgun sequence sequence AATGAGACATGGTTCTGCTTCTGATTTTTGAACTTCTCTACGCGCGCAACCCCTCACTTTTGCAcctctgttcttgacattttgggagaccaacgtcagttcaaaggattgattcggaggattcaagcaaagattaaagtttctagacgattgaccgagacatccgagatccatacttTAGGCTGGTTTCAGAATTGGCATTTGCGACATTCCCACTCCGATTCGATAAAAGAGCGGTTATatgttccattttcttttttattaattatttccttttgtatttgtttctttcattatgagtagctaggactaccgaacccattggggttcacctttgtttatggattgtgtttaattattgaatttttatctgccatttttgtaatcttcttactgtttagtaataaaatttgattcaattaatttgagacgttaaattaattgtcttttgggttgtttcttgatattgagaaatgctttttacaactgaaaattaaatagtaagaattggtagttaacacttagagataaggttaattcactcgccggattaagaattaataactcttaatagttctaaatcacgcttaatgctaatctgtaataatctgataggaagagattccattaggttagtgcagatttaggaacttagtgagctcgagagaggagccgagttcgattcaggatttaggcacgggtagtAAGATTGgcagtttataaaatcaaccttagaattccatcactcaggttccctttggatttgcttctttgttacggttgtctttcgattgtcagttgctgttgttcctttatttgcattcataagcattagttaattaatttagacttttcacaccttatttcagactaAATAACATAACGAACAAtagtaactttaggtttacccgatctccagggatatgaccttgatactcactgatgctagaccgcatcgataagttcactaccttaggtgtaggttgcataagtagcccatCAATGAGCTTTATATTTGTTCGTTTAAGTAtacaaatataagaaaacttaTAGACTTAAATAAAtgctttttaataaatagatggTATGCCAACACAATTTGTATAGACTATTATATGTAAACCAAAACAACACATTGTCTTTAGGGCGTacattaaaatatctattatttataattcataacTGAAGTAAAAATAGACAACAATTGTTTATgccttatataaaaattttaaaaaaatcgaCCTATAGGGCAGGCACTAAAACTAGTGTATAAATAGTTTATAGGAATTCAACACTTGAATAGACTTTTTTCTCATTCAATCTTTtcatttactttaatttagattttaatttagttaatttttttttcaacatTCCAAACACCAATTTGATTGCTAACATTagtcaaaatctaaaaataatattcataattagTCTCTAATAGAATGATAACTCATATTTGTTTACTATATTACTTTATACGACCAGTGCAGTTTGCCGTGTGTGTAGCGCGTATTAGCCGCCTAGACAAACTTTGTTCCCATATTATTTACTACAACTTGCTTTTCATACAAATAACTTCTAATGACTCGCAATCTATTATCTCTAATACCACTGCTAGGAAATAAAAAGGTAAAGCAATATACTGCAACTAAAGTAtggaaatttattaaataaaaagaaattagaatcCTCTCTTAAAGtaatagaaaaacaaatgataaaaaataaaaaaaaatttctagaatgaataattactatatgtctctgtattttttatattacattACTTACCccttaacatttaaaaaattatatttttcattcttctattttatacatttatactaaaaatctcctttattagaatttttgttaaataatcGTTAACTAGGTATAGTTTTATACTATTAGCCTCCTAATTTTTGATGTAATATACAATTGCTccttatgttttatttattacactcaaatttatttacatttcGAAAGgcaatcaattaaataaataaattgataaaaaaatataatttgatcctcaaatgttttatcaaagttacaattctagtgtaacaaaattaataataaaaatattttattttaataatttaaaacttaattatatgaattttcaatattttgataaatataaatacatttaaaatgtttaaattttactaaagtTTAATTATGTTAGAAATTAGAACAAGTAAAAAAatactagttaattatttttatacagacactaaaattgatttttactaAAAGTAGAATTTAAcctcaatttgatttaaaaataagtttagaAGAGTTtgatacttaataataaatttaatgcttaaatttgtttatttttattaatttagtctttTGACTATCTTTGGATGAAGGAGATAATagctaattttattaaaagatatgaGAATTCTAGTGTAATAAACAAACTATAAAGGgcaatataatatatatatataggaggcaaatagtataaaagCAAATCTAGCTATTGATTATTTAACGAAAATTTTGCAAAAGGATTTCTAGTactcttaaaattatttttaccatttatttttatacttataatatatattaaatttaaattattttttcttttaaccacatatatatatatatatatatattctaaaagTAACTCCACTTTCTTTAACACATATcaaacaatataaaaaaatattatttaaaccttttaatatttatttactatttaattttgtatgttaacctttatttttttattataaaaatttagaattcatctctttttatttattattattttttcttaaaaagtaaaatttttgtttttatttaattataattttatctattagaaatattttattataaactataaattttaaaagaaattattaaaattaaaacatcaaacctttttatgttttaatatttattaatatggaaatctattttaatattttatattataatatttataataataattcacgCTTATAGCACTCgtaattagtaaaattaatatacagTGAAACCACTTTATAGTTATACATTTGGTACCAAAAAgaatttatgactatgaggAGATTATAACTTAATGGAGATTTTAgtactaaaatcttttttcgGACTTAATACTTAATTTCGTTGTTGAGATGATAGAAATCAGAAATAAGATATGTTAATATCTTGTctattatatctataaaattgatcagataaaataatactacaataagagaaaacattacataacatattttttttacataatatatacaaaaattattatatagggaaatttcttttaagactGGGCTTAAGAAATTTGTAacttattatattaaagagtttatttctatataaagtATCATTATGGAGAAACtttagtgtatatatatatatatatatatatattgctcgTCACTTGCGTTACGTAtgcaaattattataataaaaattataatataatcttatttaaaagattagtatataatataatattaaatagtaaataatcttattaatataatattattataataataataaacacataaattaatatatcaataaaataaaaactaaaagtatcatatattttttcctATAATTtcttgtctttaatttttgtaaaaattttgatttaattatttgaactccatcatatatatatatagtgtgaTATAAAgtaattcatcaatttcttataAGATTAAGAATGTGTACGAAAAAATTATAggactaaaaatatatacacatGAATAGATAgattaataaagtaaaattaaaagtataacaccttttttttactttttatattcaatttttataaaaaattatagtgaATTATTTGAACTCTATCATAGGTATATATAgtgtgatatatttatcaatttcttataggattaagaatatatatgaaattatgattaaattaaaactggATTATATTAATCagtgattaattttattagaattaggaaattattcattaattaattctattatgattagaaaaataaattaattacatatagacctgttcatgggccgGGCCTGATTTGATTTTGGACAAGCCCGAGCCCGCCTAGGCCCgatgattttttaatatctctaaGCCCAAGTCCGAGCCCGAAATCTTTTGAAAAGCCCGGCCCGACCAATTGTTAAACCTGTATAAAGAGGTCGGGCCTGGGCGGGTTTGGGTCGGGCCTGACCCGGTACTGCAATGTACAACAAGgttttttagggtttgatattattaataacatgaaaattataaacatgAATAATAGGTAGTTAAGCGGTTTATAACactcaattatattttgaagGTTGCGGATTCGAGTCTTAGGTAtgacatttctttttcttaactaAATTAGACCTCGGGCCGAGCCGGGCTTGAACTCGGcctgaatttttatataaatcccAAGCCCGGCCCGAGGACTACGGGCTTTTTTCGGGTTCGGGCCAGGCCAGGTTTGTACACAAAAATTATTGCCCAAGTCCGGCCCGAAGAGTACcgattaataataaatgtattttagtgagtttaaaagatttatctttgtacttttatatataagcaCACACGTCACGcatgtaaattattattataaaagttataatataatcttatttaataaattaatatataatatgatattaaatagtaaaaaatgttactaataaaatattattataataataataaatatataaattaatatatcaataaaataaaaattaaaaatattataaatttttctataacttattgttttcaatttttacaaaaatttatatttaattatttgaactccatcatatatatatagtgtgtgatataaaataattcattaatttcttataggattaaaaatgtatgtgaaaatattatagaattgaaaatatacacgtgaataataaattaataaaataaattatattttttctatttatttattgcttttaatttttatgaaaatttatagtGAGTTATTTGAACTCCTTCATAGATATATATAGTGTGATATAttcatcaaattttaataggattaaaaatatatataaaattatacgatagaattagaattgaattagattaataactagttaattctattagaataaaaaaattaaattaattttatatataattaggaTGATATAAggttaataattatttattaattataagattgTTTTAATCAGTCTAAAAAATTATGCTATCATGCTTATATAAaagcatatatttatttatttatttatttataaatggtTGGAAGAGCTTTGATGTTTaatggttattttatttagtggACTTGGAACAACGTCGTTTCCAGGGGAAGAGAAAATTATAGGAGTACCTGATAGAagaataggaaaagaaataaaattccCTTGCCAAAAGACATTCCGTCTCTCTCAGTtccctctcttttctcttgCTTCCACTCTCTTACAGCACATTACCGacctcattttttttaaaaaaatctctGTTTTCTCTCTCTTATCTCCGACGTCGTCTCGATCCACGGTCCCTGACTTAAAGGCCTCCCAGACCCTTCAACTACGACGGAGGTTTGAgtaatcttttttaataaaaaaatctcactCTCTCAAATGATTTAATCGCTGAAAACATTGTTTGCTACTGTACAGATTATATCAAACTGACACCAAAACTTATCGCATTGGGAGTTGTGTATAAACCTCAGTCAGGAATGGTGagttaggttttcttttttcttttcttttttgtttctattttcatattcttGATAGTTTTCTGTTTGGTTACTGAGAAAACGAGGAaagaaaacttattttttcttacGAGTGAGCtaagttattaaaattttttgtatGCTTAAAGTACGTAGGAGGAGAATTACATGCAAATGATCAAATAGAGTGTTTTGGTTCTAATTAGGTTTTCTCTTTAAATTGAGAATTAAAGTTCTGCCTAAAACCCTTAAGGGATTCGACGACTTCCacactaaatctttttttctctgttttttctttttggattgtaGCAAGGAGATATTAGGAAATGGTTTATGAAGGCCCATGACAAAGGCAATGGCACTGCTGCAAAGTCTGCACAACCTGCAACAGATATCAAACTTCCTTCAGTTGAATCCAAGCCTGAATTCCCTGTGAGTAAATTGCTTTCCTGTCTTATTTATTTAGGTGCtgatttcttgttttatattttatttactttaataagtTTGAAGTTCATGTTAGTATCTGGGTTTTAGGGTATAAGCTCCAAGATTGCATTAAATCTTAGCATCTATGTGCCTATAATTTTattgctctttatatttctgtATGAACTACCTGTTATGAGGATCTGAGCTTGGGCACTTTACTTTTAATCATATATGGtgtatcttttatcttttggaACAAAATTAGGTACAAGGAGGACAAGATAATTCAGGCAGAAGGAAAACTAGCAAGTATTTTGCAAAGGATAAACAACAGTCAAAAGCTGAAAAAGAAATCGAGGAACTTCCAGCAAAGAGAAAAGCTCGAAATGGCAGTGACCGATCAACGAAAACACCTCCTTCAAAGAAAGTTCACAAAATTGAGGAcaatgaagatgatgatgacgaCGACGACGACGACTTTGTCATGCCTGATAAAAAGAAGAGTGCTGGTGAGGTCACTCCCAGTAAGAAATCGAAGAATGGTTCAGGTAGAGGTTTTGCTCAGAAAACGGTTGATGACAATGCTAGTAATGAAGATGATGCAACCAAATCTCCTCTTAAGTCTAGTGGAGGCCGTGGCGGAAGAGGTGGATCAGCAGCAGTGTCTGGTGGAAGAGGCAGAGGAGTTGGACGGGGTggatttatgaattttggtGAAAGGAAAGATCCTCCGCACAAAGGAGAAAAGGTCAGACGACAATTAATATTTCCTGGTGCCTCTAGTTAATAATtaccaaaataattttgtattaaCAACAtattggttttcttttctttttattttttctttccatagGATGTCCCTGAAGGTGCTCCTGATTGTTTAGCTGGTCTGACTTTTGTAATTAGTGGGACACTTGACaggtaattatttttcatcctGTTGCTGATTACAAGCATCTCTGATTTGGCTTtacatataagaaaatattagataTATGTATTCTTTTCAGTGGAAATATATTTGACTAAATATATTTGACTAACTTAGGGATACAGTTCTTGTTTGCATGTTGCAATAGTTCAGTGATTGTATGGAATGCTGTGATGGTTCAGCATCTTTAGAGTTGGTTGATACAAGTTGTTTGAATATTGATCATGCTTGCAGtttagaaagagaagaagcAGAAGATCTGATTAAACGGCATGGAGGCCGCATTACTGGATCTGTCAGCAAGAAAACTGTTGGTTCATGCTTCTATTTTATGTTTTGCTTTGGTTCACTTGGCATTGATAACATTTATTAACACCATCTGTGCAGAATTATCTTTTATGTGATGAGGATATTGAGGGACGGAAATCTAGCAAAGCCAAAGAGCTTTGGTAGGTTTCCTCAGATCCAAAAACACTCACTgacttttttctatttcaactCCTTTGGCTCATAATATTCCTAATTTGGATCTTGTTATATAGTACTCCCTTCCTTACAGAGGATggattatttgatttgataCGATCATCTAATGCAAAGGCTTCAGTGCAAAAAGAGGCAAAGAAGCCTATTGAGAAAGTTGCACTTCTGCCAAAGACAAGCCCTAAGAAAGCAGAAGTGAAAAGTACGAGTATGCTTCAAATCGCTAAgtgttttctatattttaatcatGTTAGCAAATTGATTTTTGATGGATTACTTATTTATGTATCAGATTTTTTAACTGGTTCTTTCTTACCTCTGCTTATTTGGCTTGGCCACCTCTTTTAAATTACTTGAGTGGATTATGTTTTTAGTTTGAAATGCTCTTGCAAAGATTGTAAAGATGGTTTTATGTTTAGGCGTCACTTCAACAACAATTGTGAGTCACAAAGATTCAATTGCTGGTACCTTTCCTGCaaagagaaaagaacaaactacCAAACTCAATTCTCTTTCATGGACAGAAAAATATAGACCAAAGGCTCCAAATGATATTGTTGGGAATCAGACACTGGTGTGTatcattcttttcttgatGGGTCTAGCTACCtgaaactttatttatttacattcaGTCTTTAGAAGTgtaatgagttttttttttctttttttttttttccatgtGATCATATGTAGGTTAACCAACTACATAATTGGTTAAAAAATTGGAATCAGCAGTTCCTTAATGCTGGAAACAGGGGAAAGAGCAagaaacaaaatgattctAGTGCCAAAAAAGCTGTGCTATTGAGTGGGACACCTGGTATAGGGAAAACGACATCAGCAAAGCTTGTTGCTCAGATGCTAGGTTTCCAAGCAATTGAGGTTGGTACTTTCACAAAAGTTTTGCTGAACAATGgaatttgtttttctattgttcattgtaaaattttgCTCCTTTTTAGCGTACTTGTTGACATgcttctttctattttattgtatGTGTATCATTTAGGTGAATGCCAGTGACAGTAGAGGAAAGGCAGATTCCAAGATTAATAAGGGAATTGGTGGAAGCAATGCAAACTGTATAAAGGAACTTGTTAGCAATGAAGCTTTGGGTGTTAATATGGATAGGTTGGTTATacattttaatcttttcttcaGAACTCCATAACATTTCTTGGTTGTTTATGCCCAGTGAATTTAATGGTATGAGATTTTAGGTCGAAGCATCCAAAAACAGTTCTAATCATGGATGAAGTAGATGGGATGTCTGCCGGAGATAGAGGTGGAATTGCTGATCTTATTGCTAGCATAAAGATATCCAAAATTCCTATAATCTGCATTTGTAATGATCGTTACAgtcagaaaattaaaagtctAGTGAACTACTGCTTGCTACTCAGTTTCCGGAAACCTACAAAGCAACAGGTTTATCTTTTCCCTCTTCACATGTAGATTgattacattttctttttggtttcattatttttcatgATGCAAACTTGAGATGTTTAGAGACTTTCTTGCACTCATGAACATGCTATATTATCTTTGCCATTTTCCCCCAATCAAGGTTGTCGGCTAGCTTCTTTAGAATTACCTGTTTGTGGTGAAGGTGCATCTAGGTGTGATATGTTTTGACTCCTGTTGGTAGCTCACAATCATATCGGTCTTACAAGCAGCTAGTTCCATTTATTGCTACGCCACTACCTAGTTTTGTTTTCACCTAATGTAAGCAGGTTTATAGGCAGGATGCTGTGGGGATATGCCCtctggattttttttttgctcaTATGCAATCTACCAGACGAGGCAGTGTAGTATTTTTCGCTGTTAGACGTTCTGTTTTATCGGAGAGATGGTGAGCAGTTAATCAACCTTTTCTCCAGGCCAAAAATCATAGTCTGTATTGTGGTTGGTATTggcacataaaatttaaagatttctCGAGCAGTGCATGTCAAGTAATTGTGATCTTCTGAATGGATAAAGACAAGTCCTGAGCTGGAAATTTTATCTGGAACCTATAATATGACCCATTGACAACCAAATTGAATTGGAGTGTGTTTGAACAAGTGAAGTGTCAAGTAGCTGGTGTTTGGTAGATCTGAAACTAAGCATAAAAAACTAATGGCTAGATAATTCTACTGctgagaatttaaaaaaattggacTACAACAAATTAAAGCTGAAATGTTATTGCACTAGTAAGTGGTGCAACTTAAACTGCAAACTTTGTGCAATTTTAAACATACTGTTAAGTTAGTAGGGGGTGGTAGTAGTGGCTAGACGTTGGTTCGAGGTTTGGTTGATATACTTCCAGTGCTGAACAGTGGCCATGCTGCTACTGAGTGACACTAGATAATAGTCACAGTAAATATGGTTGTTGTGGCAGTGATTTTGTCTGTAACTATGGTGAGACTAATGGTGGTAGTTGCAGGATGGTTTTGTGGTGAAAGATAACTATGGTGATTGATGTGGTGGCAGCAATGGTGATCAAGGCAGTTCTGATAACATGGAAATGGGGTTGAGAAGTTATAATGTTAATGTtggattaaattttgatttgagTGCCGGGCCcaattattgatttataatttatctagtctttttattttcctctcTCTCAGTTCTCTGGGTTATATATTGAACGGGTTCTTCATGGATGTGTTGTGAAATGTACCCATCAAAGTTTACCTTAGTTGTTGATCAGCCTCTTAGAGTTTCAAGAACTTGCCAGCATTTTAGGAGCAAATTAATGAAAAGGATTTGAGGCATCCCAGCTATTCCAAGCTTCAGGATACAGTTCTGGACCTTCTGGTCCTTAGGAATTCATTTTGGAGGTTGCTTTCTCGTTGCacgaaaattttaattttctttagagCTACTTTGTTTCTGTTTTATGAAAGGACTATCAGATATCACCGATATTCTTGATTTGTctttatattagaaaaaagagagagaaaaagaaaaagcgtACAATACGAGCTACCATGCAAGCGAATTGAGGGATGGAGTTGGGTGTTGTTTTATATCAGCATTTCGCCTTGTGAAGGAAGCACATATGCGAAAAGAGTAGAGGTAGGTGTTGAGTTCAAATGTTTTGCCCATGCCAAAGCTAAGGTCTATACCTTCTTTCATTCtactttgttattttatttttattctaaggCATGGGCTAGAAACAggtgcattttttttttcactttatgAGGGAAGCAGTCAGTTTGGTGTTATAACAGTCTTATACAGCACCTGAAGATCTGTGTCTTTTCTATTCTGTGCATCCTTAAGTTGACATGCACATGCTCTTGTGATCTGTGCATGTGCGTGTATAGAGTTCTTATATAACTATGCTCTGTGGATGCAGTGTTTATGATAAACCATAGTtgtattctattttttatttcttaactGTGTCCTGAGATAACTTCTTCAGAAACTGGGTGAAATAGTGGATTTGATTCCAAGAAAATGAGATAATTGATGTGGGATGTGAGGTAGGAAGCAAAGATTTTGGTCCTGACAGTTGGCTACTTAGGGCCAGTTGTAAACAGAAAAGGCCGTTGACACTTCTTTTTGCACATAGAAGGCCTCCTTGTTAATTCATTCATACTATTATATCATTAGCTTTCAGTAACTTGGTGGTGAACCATGCGAGCAAACTAAATTTATTGACAGTTTGCTATGAGTTAGTTGTGGAGAATTTGAGAATTGGACAACTGATATAGGTGCACTGCATTGACAATTATGAAGTGGTAAACTGTGCTGCACATGGGATCTTTACTGTTTAACCCATGTCATCATGAAGAGATAAAATTCACATGCATTTATATGTGTGTGCATGCGTTTTTTTTGTTATGCTGTGTATGCATGTGATGTAAATGCTTgcacacttttttttttttaaatttttgtctTGGTACTTGGGAATGGGACTGTTGTATTTGAGTTTTGGTTCTAGTACAACTTAAGGATGCGCTTACTGCCTGTAAACTATTTCTCTCATTAGTGAGGTTATTTACACTTTTGGTTCATGGCAGATGGCAAAAAGGTTAATGCAAGTTGCAAATGCAGAGGGCCTTCAAGTTAATGAGGTAAATGCATGCTCCTTTgaaatttaagttaattttattagtttggGGTTTGCATTTGTCTTAtgcagatttttttttttaatgagttCATGTTGTACACTTCTCATGGCACATAAAGCCTCCAAGTTAGCATGTCATCCTACCAACAATCTGGTTCTTGATGAAAAGATTAATGCTTTGCTGCAATGTAATGTTAGTAGTCTTATAAGtaacacaaaataaacaatCTTAAATACAATAAAGTGCTAAATGATCTCTATGGGATTTCTTGTGCACTCAGCTTTAACTAGATGGCATAATTTTGGAGTGCTGAGGTATATTTTCCTGCTGCTGATTTAAAACATTCCTGAGAATCTGGaatcaataaact is a genomic window containing:
- the LOC8281056 gene encoding replication factor C subunit 1 isoform X4; this encodes MQGDIRKWFMKAHDKGNGTAAKSAQPATDIKLPSVESKPEFPVQGGQDNSGRRKTSKYFAKDKQQSKAEKEIEELPAKRKARNGSDRSTKTPPSKKVHKIEDNEDDDDDDDDDFVMPDKKKSAGEVTPSKKSKNGSGRGFAQKTVDDNASNEDDATKSPLKSSGGRGGRGGSAAVSGGRGRGVGRGGFMNFGERKDPPHKGEKDVPEGAPDCLAGLTFVISGTLDSLEREEAEDLIKRHGGRITGSVSKKTNYLLCDEDIEGRKSSKAKELCTPFLTEDGLFDLIRSSNAKASVQKEAKKPIEKVALLPKTSPKKAEVKSVTSTTIVSHKDSIAGTFPAKRKEQTTKLNSLSWTEKYRPKAPNDIVGNQTLVNQLHNWLKNWNQQFLNAGNRGKSKKQNDSSAKKAVLLSGTPGIGKTTSAKLVAQMLGFQAIEVNASDSRGKADSKINKGIGGSNANCIKELVSNEALGVNMDRSKHPKTVLIMDEVDGMSAGDRGGIADLIASIKISKIPIICICNDRYSQKIKSLVNYCLLLSFRKPTKQQMAKRLMQVANAEGLQVNEIALEELAERVNGDLRMALNQLQYMSLSMSVIKYDDVRQRLLSSAKDEDISPFTAVDKLFGFNGGKLRMDERIDLSMSDLDLVPLLIQENYINYRPSSVCKDDNGMKRMSMIARAAESIADGDIINVQIRRYRQWQLSQSGSVASCIIPAALLHGQRETLEQGERNFNRFGGWLGKNSTMGKNLRLLEDLHVHLLASRESNLGRDTLRLQYFTLLLKQLTEPLRILPKDEAVEKVVEFMNVYSISQEDIDTIVELSKFQGHKNPMDGIPSAVKAALTRAYKGNKLMLRAADLVPLPGVKKAPKKRIATILESSDDGVAGEDGDALAESEEQNSSDAEDLGKEGTVNGEKLQSELDSLNSKGIKVEMELKGTANSNAKRTPSSRGKGGAASSAEKKPAGRGKECSGSTEKAGSKRKR
- the LOC8281056 gene encoding replication factor C subunit 1 isoform X3, with amino-acid sequence MQGDIRKWFMKAHDKGNGTAAKSAQPATDIKLPSVESKPEFPVQGGQDNSGRRKTSKYFAKDKQQSKAEKEIEELPAKRKARNGSDRSTKTPPSKKVHKIEDNEDDDDDDDDDFVMPDKKKSAGEVTPSKKSKNGSGRGFAQKTVDDNASNEDDATKSPLKSSGGRGGRGGSAAVSGGRGRGVGRGGFMNFGERKDPPHKGEKDVPEGAPDCLAGLTFVISGTLDSLEREEAEDLIKRHGGRITGSVSKKTNYLLCDEDIEGRKSSKAKELCTPFLTEDGLFDLIRSSNAKASVQKEAKKPIEKVALLPKTSPKKAEVKSTSVTSTTIVSHKDSIAGTFPAKRKEQTTKLNSLSWTEKYRPKAPNDIVGNQTLVNQLHNWLKNWNQQFLNAGNRGKSKKQNDSSAKKAVLLSGTPGIGKTTSAKLVAQMLGFQAIEVNASDSRGKADSKINKGIGGSNANCIKELVSNEALGVNMDRSKHPKTVLIMDEVDGMSAGDRGGIADLIASIKISKIPIICICNDRYSQKIKSLVNYCLLLSFRKPTKQQMAKRLMQVANAEGLQVNEIALEELAERVNGDLRMALNQLQYMSLSMSVIKYDDVRQRLLSSAKDEDISPFTAVDKLFGFNGGKLRMDERIDLSMSDLDLVPLLIQENYINYRPSSVCKDDNGMKRMSMIARAAESIADGDIINVQIRRYRQWQLSQSGSVASCIIPAALLHGQRETLEQGERNFNRFGGWLGKNSTMGKNLRLLEDLHVHLLASRESNLGRDTLRLQYFTLLLKQLTEPLRILPKDEAVEKVVEFMNVYSISQEDIDTIVELSKFQGHKNPMDGIPSAVKAALTRAYKGNKLMLRAADLVPLPGVKKAPKKRIATILESSDDGVAGEDGDALAESEEQNSSDAEDLEGTVNGEKLQSELDSLNSKGIKVEMELKGTANSNAKRTPSSRGKGGAASSAEKKPAGRGKECSGSTEKAGSKRKR
- the LOC8281056 gene encoding replication factor C subunit 1 isoform X6, which codes for MQGDIRKWFMKAHDKGNGTAAKSAQPATDIKLPSVESKPEFPVQGGQDNSGRRKTSKYFAKDKQQSKAEKEIEELPAKRKARNGSDRSTKTPPSKKVHKIEDNEDDDDDDDDDFVMPDKKKSAGEVTPSKKSKNGSGRGFAQKTVDDNASNEDDATKSPLKSSGGRGGRGGSAAVSGGRGRGVGRGGFMNFGERKDPPHKGEKDVPEGAPDCLAGLTFVISGTLDSLEREEAEDLIKRHGGRITGSVSKKTNYLLCDEDIEGRKSSKAKELCTPFLTEDGLFDLIRSSNAKASVQKEAKKPIEKVALLPKTSPKKAEVKSVTSTTIVSHKDSIAGTFPAKRKEQTTKLNSLSWTEKYRPKAPNDIVGNQTLVNQLHNWLKNWNQQFLNAGNRGKSKKQNDSSAKKAVLLSGTPGIGKTTSAKLVAQMLGFQAIEVNASDSRGKADSKINKGIGGSNANCIKELVSNEALGVNMDRSKHPKTVLIMDEVDGMSAGDRGGIADLIASIKISKIPIICICNDRYSQKIKSLVNYCLLLSFRKPTKQQMAKRLMQVANAEGLQVNEIALEELAERVNGDLRMALNQLQYMSLSMSVIKYDDVRQRLLSSAKDEDISPFTAVDKLFGFNGGKLRMDERIDLSMSDLDLVPLLIQENYINYRPSSVCKDDNGMKRMSMIARAAESIADGDIINVQIRRYRQWQLSQSGSVASCIIPAALLHGQRETLEQGERNFNRFGGWLGKNSTMGKNLRLLEDLHVHLLASRESNLGRDTLRLQYFTLLLKQLTEPLRILPKDEAVEKVVEFMNVYSISQEDIDTIVELSKFQGHKNPMDGIPSAVKAALTRAYKGNKLMLRAADLVPLPGVKKAPKKRIATILESSDDGVAGEDGDALAESEEQNSSDAEDLEGTVNGEKLQSELDSLNSKGIKVEMELKGTANSNAKRTPSSRGKGGAASSAEKKPAGRGKECSGSTEKAGSKRKR